The following proteins come from a genomic window of Meles meles chromosome 1, mMelMel3.1 paternal haplotype, whole genome shotgun sequence:
- the POLR3GL gene encoding DNA-directed RNA polymerase III subunit RPC7-like codes for MASRGGGRGRGRGQLTFNMEAVGIGKGDALPPPTLQPSPLFPPLEFRPVPLPAGEEGEYVLALKQELRGAMRQLPYFIRPAVPKRDVERYSDKYQMSGPIDNAIDWNPDWRRLPRELKIRVRKLQKERTTILIPKRPPKNTEDKEETIQKLETLEKKEEEVTSEEDEEKEEEEEKEEEEEEEYDEEEHEEETDYIMSYFDNGEDFGGDSDDNMDEAIY; via the exons ATGGCCAGTCGGGGTGGGGGCCGGGGTCGTGGCCGGGGCCAGCTGACCTTCAACATGGAGGCTGTGGGCATTGGGAAGGGGGATgctctgcccccacccaccctgcagCCTTCTCCACTTTTCCCT CCCTTGGAGTTCCGTCCAGTGCCTCTGCCcgcaggagaggaaggggagtaTGTCCTGGCACTGAAGCAGGAGCTACGAGGGGCCATGAGGCAGCTCCCCTACTTCATCCGGCCAGCTGTCCCCAAGAGAG ATGTGGAGCGTTACTCAGATAAATACCAGATGTCAGGGCCCATTGACAATGCCATCGACTGGAACCCTG ATTGGCGACGTTTACCCCGGGAGCTAAAGATCCGAGTGCGGAAGCTACAAAAGGAAC GGACCACCATCCTAATCCCCAAGAGGCCCCCTAAGAACACAGAAGATAAGGAAGAAACAATACAGAAACTAGAG ACcctggagaaaaaggaggaagaagtgacttcagaggaagatgaggagaaagaagaagaagaagagaaggaagaagaagaagaagaggagtaTGATGAAGAAGAACATGAAGAG GAAACTGATTACATCATGTCATATTTTGACAATGGAGAGGACTTTGGGGGTGACAGTGATGACAATATGGATGAGGCTATATACTGA